The window AGTCCTCGGCGGTTGCCCTGCAAGGGCTTTTTCCTGTATTTGTCCGCATTCTTCCTCAGGTGAAAATTCTTTGTGAGAGAATCGCGGGTTTTGGTAAAGGAGTATTGGCAAATGGCAAACGAATCTGAAGAGCATAGCGAGGGGCAGAGCTTCAAGGTCAGCGATCGGCGGTTTTCCATCAGGGGCTATGAAGACGAAGAGGTGGCCGGGGCTGATTCTGCACCAGAGTCCGTCGCCGCGCCGTCGCCCCCTCCTGCGCCGGAGCCCGCTGCGGCTGCCCGGGAAGAGGTGAAGGCGGACGCGCCGCCGCCCCAGGAGGCGGAGGCGGATGAGGCATCCGAGCAGGGGGCAGAAGCATCGGGCCGGGAGTTCGAGATGCTGATGGCCATTTTGCAGGGGAATGCGCTGGCGGCCATGGGGCTCAATCCCCAGTCGGGCGAGCGGCTGGGCGCGCCCGATCAGCGGGCGGCCCGCCTTTTCGTTGACATCGTCGAGATGGTCAAGAGGAAGATGGGGCCCAATCTCTCACCCGAGGAAGAGGGTCTGATTAACCATCTGCTTTCGGATCTGCAGATGCTCTACGTCCGGGAGGTGGGGATCGGCGGCTGAGCGGCGATTTTGGGGGCCCTTGTTGTTGTTTAAACGGGCCGGAACAGGTAGAGTTCCGCCGGGTGAGAATCCGGTGTAAAGAAAAACCCTTGTTTTCAGGGTATTTTTATCGAATGATGGGGAGACCGTATGGTTCAGCAGGCCTCGTATGATGAGATTTTCGAGCAGGCGCTCAACAAGGTGGAAAACCGATTTCTCCTCTCGGTGATCCTGGCCAAGCGGGTCCATCAGCTTCGCCGGGGGGCGGAGCCGCTGGTTCCGGCCCAGGATCTGGAGACGTACGAGGAGATTACCTTCCGGGAGATCATTGAGGGAAAACTCGAGTGGCGCTCGGCTCCTGATCAGCCGCACCCCGGAGACATGGTGCAGAATGTCGGAGAGGGCGACTTCGACGATATGGACTAGCCCCCGCCCGCCCGCTCACCGTCGGGCGAGGTGTGCCCCGATGCGGGCGATTCCCTCCGCAATGTTTTCGATCGAGTTGCAGTAGGAGATGCGGAGGAATCCCTCTCCGCGGGGGCCGAAGTCCGCGCCCGGCCCGACGGCGACGCCGGTGTTCTCCAGAATCTCCCGGGCCAGCTCGAGCGAGTCCGCCCCGAAGGCCCGGGCGTCCGCCAGGACGTAGAATGCCCCGTCGGGCTCGCGGTGAACGGCCAGCCCGATCTCCTTCAATCCCTTGATGGTGGCCTTCCGGCGCGTATCGTAGACGGCGCGCATCTTTTCGGCCTCGGGAATCGCATGCTTGAGGGCCGCGACACCTCCTTCCTGAACGAACGAATTGGGCGAGACGAAATAATTTTGCAGCAGAATCTCGATAGGGCGGACGTATGCTTCCGGGAGAATCAGGTAGCCCAGCCGCCAGCCGGTCATGGCGAAATATTTGGAAAACCCGTTGACGATGAACGCGGTATCGGAAAATTCGAGGGCAGAGTGATCGGGCGCGCCGTAGCTGAGGCCGTGGTATATCTCATCGGAGACGACCGGGACGCCGAGATTGCACAGGGCCGCGAGCCGCTCTCCCTCGAGGCGGAAGCCGGTCGGGTTGGAGGGAGAGTTGAGCAGAATCGCCCTTGTTTTCGGGGTGATTCGCTCCTGAACCGCTTCCACCTCCAGGGCGAAATTCTCCTCGGGTCCGGCCGGGACGAGCACCGGCCTTCCGCCGGCCGAGAGCACAAAGCTGGGATAGCAGGCGTAGTGCGGATCGGTGAGGAGCACCTCGTCTCCCTCTTCGAGCAGGACGGCGAACAGCGCGAGCATGGCGGCGCTCGAGCCGAGGGTCACCGCGACCCGAGATGCCCCGATGGAAAGACCGTAGCGCTCGTTGTAGAAGGCGGCGATGGCCTCGCGAAGCTGCAAGGTGCCGAGCGCGGTGGTGTAATGGGTTTTTCCGTTTTCCAGCGCCTCCTGCGCGGCGCGGACGATGGGCGCCGGGGTGTCGAAATCCGGCTCCCCCACCTCGAGGTGGATCACGCTCTTCCCCGCGGCTTCGAGCCGCTGGGCCCGCTCGAGGATGTCCATGACCAGAAAGGGCTGGATGTCCCGGATTCTTTTCGGCAGCTTCAGCGCCACGCAGGCTGTTTCCCCTGGATAATGGGCCGCAAGCACCGGAAATCATTGGTTGATTTGATTTTCCCCGGGTGCTAGACTTCCCGCATCTTTGACATGACCGTGCATGTCTGCTTTTACTTACGCGGTGTGAGCGCGCAACCCACATATGACCGTCCGCCTCGGGAATTGTAAAGAGGCGGCCTTTTCTTTTCTGAAAATTTCGTAGGGGAAAGGCCGTTGACCAAAATCGACATCATCAATCTGGTGGCAGAAGACACAGGACTCAGCAAGGTAAAAGCCGAAGAGGCGGTTGAGAGCATCATCGAAACCATCAAGGGGACTTTGGGCGAAGGGGAGTCGGTGATTCTGCGCCGGTTCGGTTCCTTCCAGGTCCGCTCGAAGAACGCCCGCGTCGGCCGCAACCCCAAGACGGGCCAGGAGGCGCCCATCAGCGCCCGCAAGGTGGTCCGATTCAAATCCGGGAAGCACTTCAAGGAGGCGGTCAACGGCGCCCCGGTCCGTTTCTACTAGACCCTTCCGGCGGTTCCTCGCAAAACACATTGAAAAAAGGCCTCTTCGGGGGCCTTTTTTTTCTTCCCTCTACACGAGCAGCATCGCGTCCCCGTAGCTGTAGAACCGGTACCCCTTCTCCCGGGCCAGCCCATAGGCGCCCAGGATGCGCTCTTTTCCCGCAAAGGCGGCCACCAGCATCAGCAGGGTCGAGCGGGGAAGGTGAAAATTCGTCAGCAGGCCGTCAATCACCCGGAAGTCGTGGCCCGGCCGGATAAAAAGCCGGCTCTCGGCGGGGCCCGCCGAAAGGAGGTTTTCTCCCCCCTCCGCCGCCATCGCGGCGCTCTCCAGCGCCCGGACGACGGTGGTTCCCACGGCGATGATTCGGCCTCCGCTCCGCCGCGCGCCCTCGATCACCTCCGCCGTCTCCGGCGGAATTTCATAACACTCGGCGTCCATTTTGTGATCCTCAATCTGTTCACTTTTTACAGGCCGGAACGTTCCGGGT of the bacterium genome contains:
- a CDS encoding DUF1844 domain-containing protein: MANESEEHSEGQSFKVSDRRFSIRGYEDEEVAGADSAPESVAAPSPPPAPEPAAAAREEVKADAPPPQEAEADEASEQGAEASGREFEMLMAILQGNALAAMGLNPQSGERLGAPDQRAARLFVDIVEMVKRKMGPNLSPEEEGLINHLLSDLQMLYVREVGIGG
- the rpoZ gene encoding DNA-directed RNA polymerase subunit omega produces the protein MVQQASYDEIFEQALNKVENRFLLSVILAKRVHQLRRGAEPLVPAQDLETYEEITFREIIEGKLEWRSAPDQPHPGDMVQNVGEGDFDDMD
- a CDS encoding pyridoxal phosphate-dependent aminotransferase encodes the protein MKLPKRIRDIQPFLVMDILERAQRLEAAGKSVIHLEVGEPDFDTPAPIVRAAQEALENGKTHYTTALGTLQLREAIAAFYNERYGLSIGASRVAVTLGSSAAMLALFAVLLEEGDEVLLTDPHYACYPSFVLSAGGRPVLVPAGPEENFALEVEAVQERITPKTRAILLNSPSNPTGFRLEGERLAALCNLGVPVVSDEIYHGLSYGAPDHSALEFSDTAFIVNGFSKYFAMTGWRLGYLILPEAYVRPIEILLQNYFVSPNSFVQEGGVAALKHAIPEAEKMRAVYDTRRKATIKGLKEIGLAVHREPDGAFYVLADARAFGADSLELAREILENTGVAVGPGADFGPRGEGFLRISYCNSIENIAEGIARIGAHLARR
- a CDS encoding integration host factor subunit alpha, with product MTKIDIINLVAEDTGLSKVKAEEAVESIIETIKGTLGEGESVILRRFGSFQVRSKNARVGRNPKTGQEAPISARKVVRFKSGKHFKEAVNGAPVRFY